TGATCATACAAGTCTACAAACGTATCGTCTGGCGAGATACACCTGAAGATGAACTCGAGAGCTACGATTTAACAACTGTGACATTTGGTACCGCTGCTGCGCCGTTCCTAGCAGTGCGTACATTAAATCAACTGGCCGACGATGAAGCCCACGACTTCCCTGAAACTGcacctgaaataaaaaaaacattttacatgGATGATTTAATGGTAGGAAATGAAGACatacatacaacaaaaaaaatgtgtcaagACATCAAAGAGATACTAAGAAGAGGAGGATTTAAAATGCAGAAGTGGTCTAGTAATTCAGATGATGTTTTAGAATTTTTGAAAGAAGATAACAATACAAGAGACCAAATGGAAATAAAATTAGACAAGATTATTAAGATCCTTGGTTTAACTTGGAACAGAAAAGATGACGCGTTCGAAATAACAGTACGCTTACCCGAGTTGAACAAACCTATAACGAAGAGATCCATTCTTTCTGATGTTGCCCGATTGTTCGACCCGTTTGGCTGGCTTGCGCCTGTAGTTATTACAGCCAAggttttaatacaaaattatggCTTAGCAACTTAGAATGGATGATGAGTTGCAATCAGATATAACAGATGAGTGGACATCCTACAGAGAAGAACTGATACATCTGCAAGACATTAAATTACCACGCTGGTTAAATATGACACACTGTGATGAAGATGTACAATTACatggttttgcagatgcgtcT
This sequence is a window from Choristoneura fumiferana chromosome 10, NRCan_CFum_1, whole genome shotgun sequence. Protein-coding genes within it:
- the LOC141431741 gene encoding uncharacterized protein — encoded protein: MIIQVYKRIVWRDTPEDELESYDLTTVTFGTAAAPFLAVRTLNQLADDEAHDFPETAPEIKKTFYMDDLMVGNEDIHTTKKMCQDIKEILRRGGFKMQKWSSNSDDVLEFLKEDNNTRDQMEIKLDKIIKILGLTWNRKDDAFEITVRLPELNKPITKRSILSDVARLFDPFGWLAPVVITAKVLIQNYGLAT